In Thermococcus thioreducens, a genomic segment contains:
- a CDS encoding DUF424 domain-containing protein: protein MIYVKVYRVQGEVLLAACDEELLGKTFREGELKLEVKERFYRGELVDEDALGAMLEEATIANLTGERCVRKAIELGYIDETRVLRIQGVPHAQMAKLFL from the coding sequence ATGATATACGTCAAAGTCTACAGAGTTCAGGGGGAAGTTCTCCTAGCGGCCTGCGATGAGGAGCTCCTCGGAAAAACTTTCAGGGAAGGCGAGCTGAAGCTCGAAGTGAAGGAGCGCTTTTACAGGGGAGAACTGGTTGACGAGGATGCCCTGGGGGCCATGCTGGAAGAGGCGACCATCGCCAACCTCACTGGCGAGCGATGCGTCAGAAAAGCGATAGAACTGGGCTACATTGACGAGACGAGGGTGCTCAGGATTCAGGGTGTTCCCCACGCCCAGATGGCGAAGCTCTTTCTCTGA
- a CDS encoding ATP-NAD kinase family protein produces the protein MIGLIINPIAGMGGKVALKGTDGVVEEAIRRGARPIAHDLVRLFLEELSHYDEAGGIRFITGPAPLGEDVLREFDFEFEVIRHREIGYREVDGVRIPDTTSEDTRELARRMRGRVDLLLFAGGDGTARDVVGAIDENLPILGIPTGVKMYSGVFATSPEDAARVLVDFLHGRARLEEREVRDIDEDAYRHDEVKARTYGKAIVPVVETLVQGSKERIPLSEEDELEAIAEAVAEEILEDDGIYFLGSGSTVKRIKDRLGIEGTLLGVDVVEVRDGKARLVVRDATEKDLLRFADRGPRVVVTVIGGLGFLFGRGNQQFSAEVLRRIPREDIIVVATPSKLENGPLRVYTGDREVDKKLRGYIRVRVGPWMERLVRVV, from the coding sequence ATGATAGGCCTTATAATCAACCCAATAGCCGGAATGGGCGGCAAGGTCGCACTCAAAGGCACCGACGGGGTCGTCGAAGAAGCGATTAGGAGGGGGGCCAGGCCTATTGCTCACGACCTTGTGAGGCTCTTTCTGGAGGAGCTCTCCCACTACGACGAGGCCGGTGGAATAAGGTTCATTACGGGCCCGGCCCCACTGGGAGAGGACGTTCTTAGGGAGTTTGACTTTGAGTTTGAGGTGATACGGCACAGGGAAATCGGCTACCGGGAAGTCGATGGGGTCAGGATACCGGACACGACCTCAGAAGATACCAGGGAGCTTGCGAGAAGGATGCGTGGAAGGGTTGATCTCCTCCTTTTTGCGGGCGGAGACGGAACGGCCAGGGATGTGGTTGGGGCAATCGATGAGAATCTTCCGATCCTTGGAATCCCTACGGGGGTTAAGATGTACTCCGGTGTCTTTGCCACCTCTCCGGAGGACGCGGCGAGGGTTCTGGTGGATTTTCTCCACGGGCGCGCCAGGCTGGAGGAGCGTGAGGTAAGGGATATAGATGAAGACGCCTACCGCCACGACGAGGTTAAAGCGAGGACCTACGGGAAGGCCATCGTCCCGGTTGTCGAGACCCTTGTGCAGGGCAGCAAGGAGAGGATTCCCCTCAGCGAGGAAGACGAGCTTGAGGCGATAGCTGAAGCCGTCGCCGAGGAAATCCTGGAGGACGATGGAATATACTTCCTTGGCTCCGGTTCGACGGTGAAGAGGATAAAGGACAGACTGGGAATAGAGGGAACCCTCCTCGGGGTTGACGTTGTTGAGGTTAGGGACGGCAAGGCCAGGCTCGTTGTTAGGGATGCCACTGAAAAGGACCTGCTCCGTTTTGCCGATAGAGGACCCAGGGTGGTTGTCACGGTTATAGGCGGTCTCGGGTTCCTTTTCGGGAGGGGGAATCAGCAGTTCTCAGCGGAGGTGTTGAGGAGGATTCCCCGGGAGGACATAATCGTCGTGGCAACACCTTCCAAGCTTGAAAACGGCCCGCTCAGGGTTTATACTGGGGATAGGGAGGTGGATAAAAAGCTCAGAGGGTATATCCGGGTTCGTGTGGGCCCCTGGATGGAGAGGCTCGTTAGGGTCGTTTAG
- the hypE gene encoding hydrogenase expression/formation protein HypE gives MVEKIKLEHGAGGEIMEELLRDVILRTLTLKSAGGIGLDALDDGATIPLGDKHIVFTIDGHTVRPLFFPGGDIGRLSVSGTVNDLAVMGARPLALANSMIIGEGFDGEDLKKILRSMDETAKEVPVPIVTGDTKVVEDEIGIFVITAGIGIAERPVTDSGAKVGDTVLVSGTVGDHGIALMSHREGIAFETELESDVAPVWEVVEAVAKAIGWENIHAMKDPTRGGLSNALNEMARKADVGILIRENDVPVRPEVRAASDMLGISPFDVANEGKVVMVVPREHAEEALEAMRRTEKGKNAAIIGEVIDRYRGKVLVETGIGGKRFLEPPAGDPVPRVC, from the coding sequence ATGGTGGAGAAAATAAAGCTCGAACACGGAGCAGGCGGAGAAATAATGGAGGAGCTCTTGAGGGACGTCATACTGAGGACATTGACCCTCAAGAGCGCAGGAGGAATCGGGCTGGATGCCCTCGACGATGGAGCGACGATACCCCTCGGAGATAAGCACATCGTCTTCACGATAGACGGGCACACAGTGAGGCCGCTCTTCTTTCCGGGGGGAGACATCGGCCGTCTTTCAGTCAGCGGGACGGTGAATGATCTAGCGGTCATGGGAGCAAGGCCCCTCGCTCTGGCCAACTCCATGATAATCGGCGAGGGGTTCGACGGTGAAGACCTGAAGAAAATCCTCCGCTCGATGGATGAAACGGCCAAGGAAGTGCCTGTCCCCATAGTCACCGGCGACACCAAGGTCGTCGAGGACGAGATAGGAATCTTCGTCATAACAGCTGGAATCGGAATCGCTGAGAGGCCGGTAACCGACTCGGGGGCGAAGGTCGGCGATACCGTCCTCGTCAGCGGCACCGTTGGCGACCACGGGATAGCGCTGATGAGCCACCGCGAGGGGATAGCCTTCGAGACCGAGCTGGAGAGCGACGTGGCCCCGGTATGGGAGGTCGTTGAGGCGGTAGCCAAAGCAATAGGCTGGGAGAACATCCATGCCATGAAGGATCCGACGAGGGGCGGACTGAGCAACGCCCTCAATGAGATGGCCAGAAAAGCGGACGTCGGTATACTCATAAGGGAGAACGATGTCCCCGTCAGGCCGGAGGTCAGGGCGGCGAGCGACATGCTCGGAATAAGCCCCTTCGATGTGGCCAACGAGGGCAAGGTCGTCATGGTCGTTCCAAGGGAGCACGCGGAGGAAGCGCTGGAGGCTATGAGGCGCACTGAGAAGGGCAAGAACGCGGCCATAATAGGCGAGGTCATAGACCGCTATAGGGGTAAAGTTCTGGTCGAGACAGGCATAGGCGGAAAACGCTTCCTTGAGCCACCTGCTGGAGACCCCGTACCGAGGGTCTGCTGA
- a CDS encoding 60S ribosomal export protein NMD3, protein MSERFCYRCGISESEGGPLIEGLCQVCFRKENPVLLIDGEINTELCQNCGSYKKRGVWVDPHTYELDELVFEVAENALLEVIGDSLDERVREFGIISPEELEEIEELSAGRAVIAFQPVDWHIEYFPAIITYEIRVKARLHELQYELHDEVKYVTVYVRQTVCPRCSRFLGGYFEAILQVRAEDRPLTEEERKVIGKLVEEKVDEIMRKDRMGFIQDTIEKEEGLDFYMGSTSSARKLAQAIKEKFGGTISEAYELVGLDRQTSREVYRTSVSIRIPKFQKGDIVADKRGNVYEVERVDGKGLSLRNLSTRESEHRDWKTVKREGIDTVESEKSEAMVTSITPTEIQLMDMKTYETYELEKPDMDLREGEIYRIVEVRGRKYLLDRKE, encoded by the coding sequence ATGAGCGAGAGGTTCTGTTACCGGTGTGGGATAAGCGAGAGTGAGGGGGGCCCGCTCATAGAGGGGCTCTGTCAGGTCTGCTTCAGGAAGGAAAATCCCGTTCTGCTGATCGATGGCGAGATAAACACGGAGCTGTGTCAGAACTGCGGGAGCTATAAGAAGAGGGGCGTCTGGGTCGATCCCCATACTTATGAGCTTGATGAGCTGGTATTTGAAGTCGCTGAAAATGCGCTCCTTGAGGTGATAGGAGACTCTCTCGATGAACGGGTGAGGGAGTTTGGGATAATTTCCCCCGAAGAGCTTGAGGAGATTGAGGAACTCTCCGCTGGGAGAGCCGTCATAGCTTTCCAGCCCGTTGACTGGCACATCGAATACTTTCCGGCGATAATAACGTACGAGATCCGCGTTAAGGCCAGACTGCACGAGCTCCAGTACGAGCTTCACGACGAGGTAAAATACGTCACCGTCTACGTCCGCCAGACCGTCTGTCCTCGCTGTTCTAGGTTCCTTGGTGGTTATTTCGAGGCAATACTTCAGGTTCGTGCCGAAGACAGGCCGCTGACGGAGGAGGAGCGGAAGGTTATAGGGAAGCTCGTCGAGGAGAAGGTGGACGAGATAATGAGGAAAGACAGAATGGGGTTCATCCAGGACACCATCGAAAAGGAGGAGGGGCTTGATTTCTACATGGGCTCGACTTCTTCGGCAAGAAAGCTCGCCCAGGCGATAAAGGAGAAATTTGGGGGAACGATAAGTGAGGCCTACGAACTCGTCGGCCTTGACAGGCAGACCAGCAGGGAGGTCTACCGCACCAGCGTGAGCATCAGGATTCCAAAGTTTCAGAAGGGGGACATAGTGGCTGATAAGCGCGGCAACGTCTACGAAGTCGAACGCGTGGACGGGAAGGGTCTCTCCCTCAGGAACCTCTCCACCCGTGAGAGCGAACACCGTGACTGGAAGACGGTGAAGCGGGAGGGCATAGATACCGTGGAGAGCGAGAAGAGCGAGGCCATGGTCACGAGTATAACTCCGACCGAGATTCAGCTCATGGACATGAAGACCTACGAGACGTACGAGCTGGAGAAGCCGGACATGGATCTAAGGGAGGGGGAGATATACCGCATTGTGGAGGTCAGGGGCAGGAAGTACCTCCTGGACAGGAAGGAATGA
- a CDS encoding cysteine desulfurase, producing MRIPEDVRKDIPLTSEVIYFDNTATSLTPRPVIEAMDEYYLRYRANVHRGIHRLSQMATHKYEESRKVVADFLNAKFEEIVFTKNTSESLNLVALGLEHIFKPGDRIVTTPYEHHSDLLPWQRLAKKLGLKLEFIEGDDEGNLDLSDAERKIKGAKLVAVQHVSNALGVIHEVEELGKMAKEAGAIFVVDAAQSTGHMEVDVRKMNADFLGLSGHKGPMGPTGIGVLYINEEFFDTFEPPLIGGGTIEDVDLCCYKLTEPPERFEAGTPNIGGAIGLAAGIRYIEKIGIDKIERQEHKLVKRITEGLDELEVPWYGPRNLKKHAGVVSFNVPGLHPHDVAAVLDNHNIMVRSGHHCALPVMKRLGINGTVRASFHVYNSLEEVETFLGVMEELVRSLR from the coding sequence ATGAGGATCCCGGAGGATGTTAGGAAGGACATACCCCTGACTTCAGAGGTCATATACTTCGACAACACGGCCACTTCGCTCACGCCGAGGCCGGTTATAGAGGCGATGGACGAGTACTACCTCAGGTACCGCGCCAACGTCCACAGGGGAATACACAGGCTCTCCCAGATGGCAACCCACAAGTACGAGGAGAGCAGGAAGGTGGTTGCCGATTTCCTCAACGCCAAGTTCGAGGAGATAGTATTCACCAAGAACACGAGCGAGAGCCTCAATTTAGTTGCCCTCGGCCTTGAGCACATCTTCAAGCCCGGCGACAGGATAGTGACGACTCCCTACGAGCACCACTCCGATCTGCTCCCCTGGCAGAGGTTAGCGAAAAAGCTCGGCCTGAAGCTGGAGTTCATCGAGGGCGACGACGAGGGCAACCTGGACTTGAGCGACGCAGAGAGGAAGATTAAAGGTGCAAAGCTTGTAGCAGTTCAGCACGTCTCCAACGCCCTCGGCGTTATCCACGAGGTCGAGGAGCTTGGCAAGATGGCCAAGGAAGCTGGAGCGATATTCGTCGTCGATGCCGCCCAGAGCACCGGCCACATGGAGGTCGATGTAAGGAAGATGAACGCCGACTTCCTCGGACTTTCCGGCCACAAGGGGCCGATGGGGCCCACGGGAATTGGGGTCCTCTACATCAACGAGGAGTTCTTCGATACTTTCGAGCCCCCACTGATAGGCGGAGGGACGATAGAGGATGTTGACCTGTGCTGCTACAAGCTGACCGAGCCTCCCGAAAGGTTCGAGGCAGGAACGCCCAACATAGGCGGTGCGATAGGTCTCGCCGCCGGAATAAGGTACATAGAGAAAATAGGGATAGACAAGATCGAAAGACAGGAGCACAAGCTGGTCAAGAGGATAACAGAGGGGCTTGATGAGCTGGAAGTTCCGTGGTACGGGCCGAGGAACCTGAAGAAACACGCCGGTGTCGTGAGCTTCAACGTTCCCGGCCTTCACCCCCACGACGTTGCCGCGGTTCTCGACAACCACAACATCATGGTTAGGAGTGGCCACCACTGTGCTTTACCTGTTATGAAGAGGCTCGGAATAAACGGCACCGTAAGAGCGTCATTCCACGTCTACAACAGCCTTGAAGAGGTCGAGACTTTCCTCGGCGTCATGGAGGAGCTGGTGAGGAGCCTGAGGTGA
- a CDS encoding HEPN domain-containing protein produces MKERIPLMINKAERSLEAARTLHKSGMYDFAVSRAYYTMFYCAEAILLTKGISVSKHSALIALLGKEFVKTGEVPYRFFTYITLAFEVRQVGDYSVMNDIPEETSLQQIKHAEEFLEFTRQYLSSKGFLEE; encoded by the coding sequence ATGAAAGAGAGAATTCCGTTGATGATTAATAAGGCAGAAAGAAGTCTCGAAGCGGCGAGAACACTCCACAAAAGTGGCATGTACGACTTCGCAGTTTCGAGGGCTTATTATACCATGTTCTACTGCGCTGAGGCGATTCTGCTAACGAAGGGGATAAGCGTCTCAAAGCACTCGGCGTTGATAGCTCTTCTTGGCAAGGAGTTCGTGAAGACCGGTGAAGTTCCCTACAGGTTCTTTACTTACATCACGCTTGCCTTTGAGGTAAGACAGGTAGGTGACTACTCTGTAATGAACGACATCCCTGAGGAGACGTCTCTGCAACAGATTAAGCACGCCGAGGAGTTCCTTGAATTCACAAGGCAATACCTCTCATCTAAAGGCTTTTTGGAGGAATGA
- a CDS encoding potassium channel family protein: MCEYTYENGQKCRLKPVEGSKYCPLHIPYDEGERLLGEEIKKVKEEAFLRRLKAGQTYFEGVYLYDVKISDFRAEKSIVFKNSRVKTILFDSANVPGITFYNSRVGRLVVFGSELGTFLLHGSHVFGLNLLRVRFSNSVYVRNSSVRYLMINSTEYVGGGEKWEEEYGEKRAVGRIELSGLENVRRIGINVRYPLMRKILEEHGIRPSSSSERSVKATSLIMRDIQFDRAARFKRQVRLSIRRFHGNLVLENLDIFGHAEILASWLKNPEFVHTRVMGNMIFRRVSFNGDFAWNSTVLPNIPVELSVEGFVEVEGCRFNSHRAAEVLYRLARISWERNGDFERADRYYYLEMVEKRQSRLAGRRRGIKRLFLKMEALFEWLFADLTCKYGTDWKRPILIWLGAVNVFFPLLFFLTKSVEGLSGSMSFLDYEYFSVVTATTLGYGDYHPIGVGRVIASVEALFGMFMWAVFLTVFARRYMR, encoded by the coding sequence ATGTGTGAGTACACCTACGAGAACGGGCAGAAGTGCAGGCTAAAACCGGTTGAGGGTTCAAAGTACTGTCCCCTCCATATCCCCTACGATGAGGGGGAGCGGCTTTTGGGTGAGGAGATAAAGAAGGTCAAGGAAGAGGCCTTCCTCAGAAGACTCAAGGCGGGTCAGACTTATTTTGAGGGAGTTTACCTGTACGACGTTAAAATCAGTGATTTCCGTGCCGAAAAGTCCATAGTCTTCAAGAACTCCCGCGTGAAGACGATACTCTTTGACTCGGCGAACGTTCCCGGGATAACATTCTACAACTCCCGGGTGGGCAGACTCGTTGTATTCGGGAGTGAGCTGGGGACGTTCCTCCTCCACGGTTCCCACGTCTTCGGCCTGAACCTGCTGAGGGTGAGGTTCTCCAACTCCGTGTATGTCAGGAATTCGAGCGTCCGCTACCTCATGATAAACTCCACCGAGTATGTCGGCGGAGGTGAGAAATGGGAGGAGGAGTACGGTGAGAAACGGGCCGTGGGCAGGATAGAGCTGAGCGGCCTGGAGAACGTGAGAAGGATTGGAATTAACGTCCGATATCCCCTTATGAGGAAGATACTGGAGGAGCACGGGATAAGGCCCTCTTCATCGTCCGAGAGGAGCGTTAAAGCCACCTCCCTTATTATGCGTGACATCCAATTTGACAGGGCGGCCAGGTTCAAAAGACAGGTGAGGTTGAGTATAAGGCGGTTCCACGGCAACCTCGTCCTTGAGAACCTTGACATCTTCGGGCACGCGGAGATCCTTGCCAGCTGGCTTAAGAATCCAGAGTTTGTTCATACGAGGGTCATGGGCAACATGATATTCCGCAGAGTCTCATTCAACGGAGACTTCGCTTGGAACTCGACTGTTCTGCCCAACATCCCGGTTGAACTCAGCGTTGAAGGATTCGTTGAGGTCGAGGGGTGCAGGTTCAACAGCCACCGCGCGGCGGAGGTGCTCTACCGCCTCGCAAGGATAAGCTGGGAGAGGAACGGGGACTTTGAGAGGGCCGACCGGTACTATTATCTGGAGATGGTGGAGAAAAGGCAGTCCCGCCTGGCCGGAAGGAGGAGGGGCATTAAAAGGCTTTTCCTCAAAATGGAGGCGCTCTTTGAGTGGCTTTTCGCGGACCTGACCTGCAAATACGGTACCGACTGGAAGAGGCCCATACTGATATGGCTTGGCGCGGTCAACGTCTTCTTCCCCCTGCTCTTCTTCCTGACCAAAAGCGTTGAGGGGTTGTCAGGGAGTATGAGCTTCCTCGACTACGAGTACTTCAGCGTTGTTACCGCAACCACCCTGGGCTATGGGGACTACCACCCGATAGGCGTCGGCAGGGTCATCGCCTCGGTGGAGGCTCTGTTCGGAATGTTCATGTGGGCGGTGTTCCTGACAGTCTTTGCGAGGAGGTACATGAGGTGA
- a CDS encoding MFS transporter: MSQRVAVAVRNASVANRYRYIPKMPRWFYSFVPFKVATGGSSALVSLYLLELGGNASTVGLAFALASLASMLGALFWGRLSDRTLRRKPFILLGFASVPVFLTLMSLAKTPAQLIAVNTAYAFFLASTLSVPIALVLRSVRKHSWDYGIGKFNEVSGWGWVLGLVLGFGLSRFMTIPQLFLTFGLMGVPSIVMGERMIREVPIYINRKSIRAFGNYVVEKARYMPSFILHTNFSLPEGLGRFYLAFLLFWIAAGLYFPQMPVLLSDNGYSREIIYLALIANSAIAALNYTRVGAGMGRNREGTLRKGLMLRAGAFIAVMVGIFLSPALLPLAFASYALAGYSWTFISVSSTAIVSEKAGEKEKGSAMGTYNVISSAGYITGSAISGALISSAGFGATFGLGLALLGGSIALLRK; the protein is encoded by the coding sequence ATGAGTCAGAGGGTAGCAGTCGCGGTGAGAAACGCGTCAGTAGCAAACCGCTACCGCTATATCCCGAAGATGCCCAGGTGGTTCTACTCCTTCGTGCCCTTCAAGGTGGCCACCGGCGGAAGCTCCGCCCTGGTTAGTCTGTACCTCCTTGAACTCGGAGGTAATGCATCAACCGTTGGTCTGGCCTTTGCCCTCGCGAGCTTGGCCTCTATGCTCGGCGCCTTATTCTGGGGCAGGCTGAGCGACAGAACCCTCAGGAGGAAGCCATTCATACTGCTGGGTTTTGCGAGTGTTCCGGTATTCCTTACCCTGATGTCGCTGGCGAAAACACCCGCCCAGCTCATTGCGGTAAACACGGCCTACGCGTTCTTTCTTGCATCGACCCTTTCGGTACCCATAGCCTTGGTTCTTAGAAGCGTCAGAAAGCACAGCTGGGACTACGGCATAGGAAAGTTTAACGAGGTAAGCGGATGGGGATGGGTCCTCGGCCTTGTACTGGGGTTTGGGCTGTCCAGGTTTATGACTATACCCCAGCTGTTCCTGACCTTTGGTCTGATGGGAGTCCCATCGATCGTTATGGGGGAGCGCATGATACGCGAGGTGCCCATCTATATCAACAGAAAATCCATCAGGGCGTTTGGAAACTACGTTGTTGAAAAGGCCAGATACATGCCGTCCTTTATACTCCACACAAACTTCAGCCTTCCGGAGGGCCTGGGGAGATTCTATCTGGCTTTCCTCCTGTTCTGGATAGCCGCTGGACTGTACTTCCCCCAGATGCCCGTGCTCCTTTCGGACAATGGTTATTCCCGTGAGATAATTTATCTGGCCCTGATAGCCAACTCGGCGATAGCGGCCCTTAACTACACCCGCGTGGGTGCGGGCATGGGGAGGAACAGGGAGGGCACCCTGAGGAAAGGCCTCATGCTCCGTGCAGGGGCGTTTATTGCGGTAATGGTGGGCATCTTCCTTTCACCGGCACTGCTACCCCTTGCCTTTGCTTCATATGCCCTCGCTGGCTACTCCTGGACATTCATCAGCGTCTCTTCAACGGCCATAGTGAGCGAAAAAGCCGGAGAAAAGGAGAAGGGCAGTGCCATGGGTACGTACAACGTGATAAGCTCTGCTGGATACATAACCGGGAGCGCAATAAGCGGTGCGCTCATATCATCGGCCGGATTTGGGGCGACGTTTGGACTCGGACTTGCCCTGCTCGGTGGGAGCATAGCCCTGCTGAGAAAATGA
- the cdr gene encoding CoA-disulfide reductase has translation MRKTIVIIGGGAAGMSAASRVKRLKPEWDVKVFEATEWVSHAPCGVPYVVEGISPKEKLMHYPPEVFIKKRGIDLHMKAEVVEVEQGSVRVREEDGEHTYEWDYLVFANGASPSLPEIEGFGLEGVFTADLPPDAVAITGYMEKHDVRDVVVIGTGYIALEMAEAFVARGKNVTLIGRSERVLRKTFDREITDIVEAKLKENLNLRLNESTLRFEGNGKVERVITDAGEYKADMVIVATGIKPNTELARELGVRIGETGAIWTNERMETSVENVYAAGDVAETKHLITGRRVWMPLAPAGNKMGYVAGSNIAGKDIHFPGVLGTSITKFLDLEIGKTGLTEAEALKEGYDVRTAFIKARTKPHYYPGGREIWLKGVVDNETGRLLGVQAVGAEILPRIDSAAAMLTAGFTTKDVFFTDLAYAPPFAPVWDPLIVLARVLKF, from the coding sequence ATGAGAAAAACGATAGTTATCATAGGCGGTGGAGCGGCCGGAATGAGTGCCGCGTCCCGCGTCAAGAGGCTCAAACCTGAGTGGGACGTAAAGGTCTTCGAGGCAACGGAATGGGTCAGCCACGCTCCCTGCGGTGTGCCCTACGTGGTCGAGGGCATCTCGCCAAAGGAGAAGCTCATGCACTATCCTCCGGAGGTCTTCATCAAGAAGCGCGGCATAGACCTCCACATGAAGGCGGAGGTCGTAGAGGTGGAACAGGGAAGCGTCCGCGTCAGGGAGGAGGATGGGGAGCACACCTACGAGTGGGACTACCTAGTCTTCGCCAACGGTGCCTCTCCGAGCCTTCCAGAGATTGAGGGCTTTGGTCTGGAGGGTGTTTTTACGGCGGATTTGCCCCCGGATGCCGTTGCCATAACCGGGTACATGGAGAAGCACGACGTTAGGGACGTTGTTGTCATAGGCACAGGGTACATCGCCCTTGAAATGGCGGAGGCCTTCGTTGCGAGGGGCAAGAACGTTACCCTCATCGGCAGGAGTGAGAGGGTTCTGAGGAAAACCTTCGACAGGGAGATTACCGATATCGTAGAGGCGAAGCTGAAGGAGAACCTCAATCTCCGGCTGAATGAGAGCACCCTGCGCTTTGAGGGCAATGGAAAAGTCGAGAGAGTTATCACCGACGCCGGCGAATACAAAGCAGACATGGTTATTGTGGCGACGGGCATAAAGCCGAACACCGAGCTGGCCAGAGAGCTGGGCGTGAGGATAGGTGAAACCGGGGCTATATGGACGAACGAGAGGATGGAGACTAGCGTTGAAAATGTCTACGCTGCCGGTGACGTTGCCGAGACAAAGCATCTCATCACCGGCAGGCGCGTCTGGATGCCCCTCGCACCGGCCGGCAACAAGATGGGCTACGTCGCCGGAAGCAACATAGCAGGAAAGGATATCCACTTCCCGGGAGTGCTTGGAACGAGCATAACCAAGTTCCTTGACCTGGAGATTGGGAAGACCGGCCTAACTGAGGCCGAGGCTCTCAAAGAAGGCTACGACGTCAGAACCGCGTTCATAAAGGCCAGGACAAAGCCCCACTACTATCCGGGCGGAAGGGAGATATGGCTCAAGGGCGTCGTCGACAACGAGACCGGCAGACTCCTCGGTGTCCAGGCGGTCGGTGCCGAGATACTGCCGAGAATAGACAGCGCCGCCGCCATGCTGACGGCGGGCTTCACAACGAAGGACGTTTTCTTCACCGACCTGGCATACGCACCGCCCTTCGCTCCGGTGTGGGATCCGCTTATCGTCCTCGCCAGGGTTCTCAAGTTCTGA